A genomic segment from Lutibacter sp. A80 encodes:
- a CDS encoding PepSY-like domain-containing protein, with amino-acid sequence MKSKIYFLAIALCICSTIVTAQDIPQNQVPSLVINNFKKKFPKAKDIEWEYKKNNYNVEFEIGLFTDFEAWYDNSGKLIKYSEEISKRNLPKIIQENIKKNYQNYHIDNIEKVVENNSIIYYVEIEKGNNEINLKYLENGKLI; translated from the coding sequence ATGAAATCAAAAATATATTTTTTAGCAATTGCATTATGCATATGCTCAACAATAGTTACGGCTCAAGACATACCGCAAAATCAAGTACCATCATTAGTAATTAATAATTTTAAAAAGAAATTTCCAAAAGCAAAAGACATTGAATGGGAATACAAAAAGAACAATTACAATGTTGAATTTGAAATTGGTTTATTTACTGATTTTGAAGCTTGGTATGATAATTCTGGAAAATTAATTAAATACTCTGAAGAAATTTCAAAAAGAAATTTACCTAAAATAATACAAGAAAACATCAAAAAAAATTATCAAAATTACCATATAGATAATATAGAAAAAGTTGTTGAAAATAATTCAATTATATACTATGTAGAAATTGAAAAAGGCAACAATGAAATAAACTTAAAATATTTAGAAAACGGAAAACTAATTTAA